The following DNA comes from Watersipora subatra chromosome 8, tzWatSuba1.1, whole genome shotgun sequence.
GCGTAGCTTGTGACTCTGTGCTATCGTATTTGAGAAAGGATTGTTAAGAGTCTTTCTGAGTTttggtgactcgtgagtaaccctactggtgtagtctggcactacggtgttttctggtaaaacgtgcaggtggagtaagggtgacataaggggaggttttggagtgtcacggctggcagtctggtactgcgATATTTTTACTCAGTAacttacaagctatttcggcttatatatttgtatttactttgcCTTGTTGTTAGGTGGTGCCACTCAGCTGGGCTGAGGTGAGCACGAGCGGGCCATGAGCGAGCCCGGGAGCAGCCAAAAGGCTGAGCCATCTACCGATGGCGGAGGTGGTCAGCCACCCGAGGGCGCCGCGGGCGCTGTAACAGTGCCGCTGGTTTTAGATGTCGCTTTTTTAGCGAATCTGATGAACCAGGCACGAGGGCCTATTTTAGAAAGGCTGAGCCGGCAGATGCAGCCATTTGCCGGTGATGGTACGGTTGAGGTAACCGCATGGCTCTCGCAGTACGAGCGATTGTGTGAGTTAAAGCACATTGCTCCGTGCACGCTGATTGCGTACATGCTCGATGGCACTGCTGCCAGAGTGCATGGACGCATGAGGGTGGGCGACGCATCCCAGTGGTATGTCGTGAAGGCAGTTTTGACTGCCGAGTACGCCATGCCTCGACAGGAGGCATGGCGTCGCTTTGTCAGCTGTCGACTCGAATCCGGGGAGACAGTTGACGTGTGCCTGGACCGCTTGGAGCGGCTCGGCGGTAGACTGGGGGTGACGCTGGAGGACCTGGTTTTTAGGACCAAGTTCTATGAAGGGCTGCCCGAGTCAGTCTACGAGTGGGCAGTTACGCACGATCAGGCGTATACTGCTGACTTTGGTTCAGTGCTGAACCGAGTGAGGGGAAATTTGGTTTCCCGGAGAGCTGTTGAGGGTCGCCCCTCAAGAATTAGCTCAGCGGCCAGTTCTGGTAACCGGCCGGCGACTGCTTCTGGCAAGCAGTTGGGGGCTGCTTCTAGCAAGCAGCCGGGAAGCAAAGACAGTTGCTTTCGATGTGGGGGTCCACACCGGGTGAAGGACTGCCCACGTATTAAGTGGCCTTCGTCTGGTACGGGGGCGAAAAAGACCTCTTCTGGCAAGAGGGTCGGGTGTTTCCGGTGCGGCAGCATGGAGCACTTTGTACGGGATTGTCCTGTACGGCCACCGCCTGGGGCGGCGGCAGGGCTCACGGAGGATGAGCCGGGTTTTCATCAGGAGGATGCAACTCGGGGCGCCGCATCCTCTCATATGGACACCGTGTAAGCCAGGCTTACGAGGGGTCCCATAACATCAGGGGGACCCGAGGTGGCGTTGGCGTGACAGTGGGAGGCTGGAGGTCACATGCAAGCAGTAAGAGTGTACTGCGGGACAGTCCTTGGCTGTCCGGGGCGACTGGCGAGCCTATGACGAGCAGTCGTATGCCGGTCGTTCGAGCAATTCTGAATGGTTGCGGTTTTCAGTGTCTGGTTGACACTGGAAACGAGAGGACTCTGGTAAGTCCGCAGGTGTTGACAGGCTCAACCCGACTTAGGCCGAGCCACCCGCTGTTGACAGCGGATGGTAAGGCGTCTCATGTGAAGGGTCAGTGTCGGGTGGTCGTCGGTGTACAGGGACACTGTTTCGGGGTTACGGCACTCGTTATGGACAAGCTGTGCAATCTTGGGGTTGACTGCTTGCTGGGTGGCGACGTCATTGACCACATGGGAGGTGTCACTGTCCGTAGAGGAAGTGATGCAAAGTATTCGGTCAGGTGGGGGAAACCCTATCAGAATGGATGCTGTGGAGTACCTGCTGGGCAGGATACTGGGGCTGGCTGCGCATGCGGGGTGGCAAGGGTGGCACCGTTGTCGGGGTTGGGTGGTGATCTGGTGTCACTGCGAGTCGACGACCCCGATTTTGTTGCCACTTTTGCCCAAGGCCGATGGACCGTTAGCTGGCGGTGGTCCGGGGAATCTCCGAAAGGATATCAGACCCGGGTCGCGGAGTACAAGTGTACTCGGGCACCTAACCTGCATGAGCGGTACTGTGCTGAAATTGAGAGCTGGATCTCAAAAGGTTGGTTGAAAAGGTGGAGTCGGCCCATTGAGGGTATTATCCCCCTTTTGGCTGTGTTCCAACCAACGAAGGACAAAGTGCGACCGGTCATGGACTACCGTGAGCTGAACGCGTTTGTCGAGAGTCACACGGGAGGTGACGCGGTCGCTGTGTGCGGCGAGAAAATCCGGAAGTGGAGACAGTTGCGTGGCAGACTTGGGGTAGTTGACCTCAAGTCCGCGTACCTACAAATCCATGTTTCGGAGGACCTGTGGAAATACCAGGTCGTGAAGTATAAGGGGGTCCCTTATGCGCTGACACGTTTAGGCTTCGGGCTTTCGTGTGCGCCTaggatcatgaccaaaatccTAGGCAAGGTTCTTTCGCTCGACGAGCGGGTCCGACGAGGGACTGACCACTATATCGACGATATAGTGGTGCAGGAGTCTGTGCTTGGCGTGGAGGAGCTGAGGAAGCACCTTGCTAAGTATGGACTGGCGACGAAAAAGCCGGAGGGCCTTGATGGCGGTCGGTTGTTGGGCATTTCTCTAAAGGGAAATGCTCGTGGACATTTGCAGATGTCGAGGGGAACTGCACTCTCCAAAATTCATCTTGAGCCAGCTGGGCTGACTAAGAGAGAGCTTTCTCGTTTTGTGGCCGACTTGTCGGTCATTACCCAGTGGCTGGGTGGTTGCGGCCCTATTGCAGCTTCTTGAAGCGGCTGGGATGCAACGGAGCCTGGGATGCCCCTGTTGAAAAGGAGGTCCGCTCGCTAGCTAGTGGGCTTTACACAAGGGTATGTCAGGAGGACCCTGTTAGGGGTTCGTGGCACGTAAGACCGGACGGTTCGGTCGTTGTGTGGACAGATGCTAGCTCTCTGGGCCTCGGTGTGGCAATCGAGGTTGATGGCAGCATTGTTGAGGATGCGTCGTGGCTGAGGAAGGAGTCAGACCATTCACACATCAATGTTGCCAAATTGGAAGCTGTGGGACGAGGTGTTAACCTGGCTATTGCGTGGGGGTTCAAGACCTTCACCTTGGCGGTTGACTCTCTCACAGTTGTCAATTGGATGTCAAATACAATTGACGGGCACAATCGTGTTCGCACGAAAGGTGCTGCAGAGATGCTGGTGAAGCGTCGGCTGGGGGTGATCCGTGATACGATCACCGAGTACGGCTTATCGGTCACTATGCGTCTTGTACCTACTGTGGAGAACAAGGCGGATAGGATGACGAGGGTGCCCAAGAAGTGGCTCGGGCATCGTGGGATGAGTGGAGGCAAGGCCGAGAGCATGGCTGCTGCCATCTTCACCGGCGAGACCCTCGGGGATGCTGTGTGGGCGGCTCATTTGCCTCACCATCTGGGTGTCGAGAGAACACTGTACCTTGCTCAGCAAGTACGCAGTGACTTGACACGGGAGCAGGTCAAACGCGAGCTGGCTGGCTGTGAGGCCTGTCAGCGCGTTGACCCGGCTCCGAGAGGTGAGAACCTCGTGGAAACAGGCAGCTTGGCTGTCGAGGGGAACTGGTGCCGGGTGGCCATAGACGTGACTCACTATGGCGGCCAGGTGTTCCTGTCCATGATTGATTGCGGGCCGTCACGTTTCGCTATCTGGCGCCGCTTGCCAAATGAGACGGCAGCGCACATCGTGGCTCAGTTACGCACGATCGTAATTGAGCGAGGGCCGTGTGACGAATTGTTAATGGACAATTCCATGGCGTTTAGGTCAGCAACTGTTGCACAGTTCGCTGACGAGTAGGGGATTTCTCTGAGATTTCGTGCCGCTTACGCCCCGAGTGGCAACGGAATCGTTGAGAGGAATCACCGGACAATCAAGAGGATTGCCGAGAGGGGAAGAATTAGCCCCGAGGAGGCGACATTCTGGTATAATGTCACGCCTCGCAAGGGTACAGATGGGGGTTCGGTACCCTCGAATAATCTGTATCGATACTCATGGCGAGTGCCTTTTGACGTCAATCTACGTGGGTTAGATGAGGGCAGTCAGGGCAAGTTTGCTGTCGGCGATGAGGTGTGGGTGAAACCCTCGACTCCGTCGTGCACTAGGCAGTGGGCACCGGGAGTGATTACCGGAGTCATTTCAAAGCACAACGTGTGCGTGGATGGCATGCCGAGGCATGTGAGGGATGTCCGCAAACGGCGGTTTGGCACTGACCGTAGTAGGGAAAACGGCATCCGTGAACTGGCCGAAGACGGCCTAATCTAGATAGATTACGCGGTTCTGCTGCTCCCCCACCGCCTCAGCTGCATCCCTGTGAGGTGGCTGAGGTCTCGGAGGGGGATGTGGAGGACGGTCCTCAGACTGCTGAGGATGAAGTTCAAAACATGGATGGTGAGCCTCAGACTGCTGGGGTTCCGTCCGGGGATTTAGATCCTGATGAACCTGAGCTTCAACCGTTAATGCTCAGGCGGTTGCAGCGAAAGCGACGGCGTCCCCAGTATTTGGATGACTATGAGGGATAGCTGGTAGCTTCTTAAAAGCTGGGGGAAatgtgagttagtagtcacgtggtgcccgccgatagctcggaagggttcgtgggcatgcgccaccggacgagagaaaacggccatgttgtcattgggAATCCAAGCTCCGTTCGCGTAGCTTGTGACTCTGTGCTATCGTATTTGAGAAAGGATTGTTAAGAGTCTttctgagtcttggtgactcgtgagtaaccctactggtgtagtctggcactacggtgttttctggtaaaacgtgcaggtggagtaagggtgacataaggggaggttttggagtgtcacggctggcagtctggtactgcgttATTTTTACTCAGTAACTTACagccccgttgacacctgtcctttaatattttctgatagatggatttatgaagtgcaatcggAGCTGCATGAACAGCACCTTTTTTaatacttgaatcaactaatcaaatgtgaccagtgaatttttttctacaatttgataataatgatgacttGATAACGATGACTgtcgactatacaatgtacatgacttttagggatgtagATGATTttgccacatattcttttcaaagacgcagcctGCTTATTTCACTTACGGTAGTAATaaactagttttcagtgtggtcaatgatatacagtcccaCCCCTCAGGATAGGCGACAGGCATAATGTGGGCAGGGCTTTTGGGAGGTTGTTTATCATTAGTGCGGGTAGCGACGGAACtatgctgatacaaagaccttaccGTTACCGTTACCGTTACCTTACCATTACCGTTGCCGTTGCCGTTACCGTTACCGTTACCGTTACAGTTACCGTTACCGTTACCGTTACCGTTACCGTTACCGTTACCTTAccattaccgtagaccggtagaattggtagtaaGATGTTTTAACAGCATTTATAAGaagttaatatgacaagtttttaattttcctcgTTTGAATcctttgagacattggtaataatgtatctgtagctgaatttaaaattttattccagccaacttgagcaaatacaaaataaaatatatgctaatagagccgagtaggactagactttcatcgcaatagccgatatgaCTACAAGAGAttgagacaggttgtatcacgtgtTACATCAATTTGGGCAAATATTGGCAAGCCTTTTTGGCCCGAGCACTTTTATCGCGATCAAATTTTCTtgattataattttcaaatatcttgacaatgagatcgcctaatacaacaaacaacatattaactgatgaacaaagaaaaatactttcttttaaatcCTTTCATTAACACATTAAAATCTTATCGAATGAATATTCTGCCagaattaataaaacaaatttttgcgGAAGCCGATACACCGctaatattttaacaatatcTCAAGGATAAAAcagatatcgttttactgtagaatgaatgcatcttattcaaaacaaaacttcCTACAAGATAAGTAAAAAGATAATTCTACTGTTGTGCAATATCTAAAGGTTTATTGCGTTGAAACAATGCAGTGTGTTTTTCCTTGCCATGACCATAACGATCTGGTATTGTCGCcttgaaaaatatataaaaatggaATCGTGGGatcacaatatttttttatgtccGCATGATTGGAACCAAGGCTGTTTTACTGGAGAGAAATCTTTATtcgtctagctaatgtgtaggctttgtaatgaaaagaaaagtgaaacgatgttgaaaagccgatatatcggcttacggtctgtacttgaATTACCACTAAAGACGATATATtggcttacggtagcgaaatATTTAATATCCACTCAAATTtaatgcaaccacatctttaagaatTCCATGATGGTGGAATTAACCATAAAATCTCTTACTGACAGAATCACCCTGACATTCTAGTATCGGTGCAATGCAATACTTAATAAGAGTACATGACTCTATAACttcatgtatacatgtatatgtatatcatagttttattagatTGTTGAAGAGAGAAGAAACACTCTCTAGTTCTATTTACTGCTCCAAGACTTGAACAAGAGATCAACCCTGCTTGATTTAACTTCAGTAGATATGGATATACCTACAGAAACATGTTAAGAATCAAAATAAGATATTTATAACTTAGGGATAGCTGATAGTTATAGTAGACTTAGGGTGGGGGTTGCTTATCAGGTGGAATCTATACAAACTCAAGGAACTTAGTCTAAATCATAAAGGTATAGACAACAAATATGATTCTCAGCTGCATTactgttggaaaaataaaataacatgttTGCTTTGTTCATTAAAGCCTTTGGATGAAAACGTGAATGACAATTTGGAAATACCAAATAAAGCATTAGTTTATTTCAAGCTTTGTATAAGCAATtgaatttaattataaaagttGGTACTACATGTGTGTGATTGTGTTTGTGATGGTGAGCGTGTTCAATTGTGCATAtgagtgtgcgtgtgtgcgtgcgtgtgcgtgaacttgtaaatgcatgcaattggggactcacaccagaatttaacagacaaattgaggacgttcggaaattggggacgtccccaatcttttaaacccttttttcttatgaaaaactaaaaaatatatagtttaatccaactcccgacaaaatctgagcactgtctccaattgcctgcatttgtacgatAACAtatgtgagtgtgggtgtgtgaaaaaatatgtaagtccccataaagtttgctaaattctcacacacatttgacctgtttccatttgttagtaggCAAAGATTTgcagagttttcttctcatagaaaccttttacctaacaattggggaaatatatattttattggggagctaatttctatcttgtaaaaactcacaatatttgcgagtttctacaagaatgaaattacaagagatgaaaactcacaatatttgtgagttttatcTAAAATGTAGCTTCGGAAGCAAATTTAGCatttacactatttttgaacttatgtttagctaaaggctatatttgctcttctgcattacaaatgtattttgtagtttagcatttgcaaagctttttttacaatataatgtatttcgtcagcagttatacacgctcagcagacatttgaaagtgtgtcttgtttgcttccttcaatagttcaggcctttaataatctttgagagctcttgtacttttgtcaaatattctcacatatgcatccttctttactcactagcttttatttttagtatggttgtagtttatacgcaattaaaaaaaatcgcgctttattattcaaaagatttgtttgaattaattacgtacatttcttacataagttatagctgcataaaatctcaggttaatttcacatagtcttaagcataagatctctgtacatgtactttattgacttcaaatcttgatccattgtatgtctttgcaagaactttactacatcatccttccttgatatttttagactgaataaaacattaaaataaaacatgtagcctccaatgctttctctaacttgtttacatttttcctatatctatgaataataatggtcaaaattctgatttaaaatatattttaaaagttaaattgaatgtctgataattttggttcaaaacatttgaaacaaacattattaaaccaattttaagtgtctctgcaaatttgtaatctgagatctgtatattgttagaattcaatcacatcttctgttttttctttctcagaccgatggtccatcattgaacttttttactatgtagtattctttcatcagctccactaaaaaactttcgttactactaaaagatcagagtcaatgacaaagattgacaaggtagtatatctttagagaatgaaatagctagatggaaaattcaTACATTTATCGCTAATCATTGAAtatacttatagttgttttagaaaatatatatatttcatgaagtttatattgagtatgttgacaataccaatctttttatctaaagcttgattgtaatttaactcctatgtccctatgcttgcttttcatgtatggcttgaaaacaatggaattatacaagtttcaagtttaatcaattgcggttatcaatgtgtaaaactaagcagcagtgtcaacatttaatgaatatatttaattctttttggcttttggatttttgaaaaagtgcttgtcatcacctcacttgttctttttacttttgtttataatagttaactcatgctgacgcaatgtaaatatgttgatgactggcattgctagcagtataaaacaagatacggcaacaaaattaattcagtaacgtaattaaatttgttgtctgtttatgccaatcgctaatggcctaacgctgagttatcctttgtacatcatacatgtgtatcatcattaatagttccaaaaagtaaattaaaaaagtgtcataatatgtatatttattactcaacaaagatttcataggcaactatagaacttttgaactgagtttgaagtagaaatgaagtcatgcataacttttaatagcataattgtgaaagtgtgcacatgagattgcacatgaaattgtccaccaagcacatgaaattggcaaaaaattaggTATACAAAAaggcaaagtgtttttgcatactcgcaaacaataaaaatattttttggggtgttaaatgggtgtgaaatactgaccgcaaataatcgtcaacatgaatgatttttttaatgtttatttttacttcgttcatgggaatgcaacagattaaaatttttttaattttattgtagtattcatcatatataattttagctggattacagtagtgtatatatgtaagagcctaatacggttcagtgaatgcatgaaactttgtttgttatacgatacaaagccaaatgcgcttagctaacgtctcagcaaataagcaatgcatactgaaaatctatatataaatatcagtgtctttttgtcttttattgtatgttcatttataataagtatgcattgttttaacataacaatgcataacttacatgactctctcataagcttgattgatatgataagcaagaatattACAATCAGTAGAAAGCTGTAGTagaactgaaacaggcacagtataaattacacaaatatataaaaagtacacagaaataaatgcagtatgcagaaataaaaaaaaacaccttcatttgaaaccgtcatttttataacccgtgcaaaatcgggcaatctgcttgttttatataaagcaagagaggctgctacctatttgttaaaattcacaacaataaaaaatctaaagaagttagaccaatataaagaaaaacattttttttaattaaaacacaaaatgaaatcaaaacttttgttgatcaccaaaaaataccaaatagtagatccctggtcaaagattttcaaaatcacactggcaaaactgctagcaatttcttgttaactgtttttttaattattcttgacaaagttattacttgcgctgctttaattaaaaaagtttacaggtaaacgtttgttattttgctatttttacttttgttccaaaaactttgcaattattttttatagattgcattgtaacaaactaattttagatatcaatagcgatagggcaataatttaattatggtgctattgttattgtgattcctaatttgaagtaaacagttttatgagaattattctatagctggccattgagtacttctgttggaaagcttacctacagttttaatgtttggaaaaccgactcattttactttttgttggtcatagttgcttgttttttttaatagttactttaaaaaactctcacagcattggtaaagttttcgtgctatctgagatttgtttgagccaaggtgttatcgcttctcaacctttgcctgtcatacatttagcctgtagtgtcttgcttatgattatgtaacatcaaagaaccacaagttaaatatagagaacaaagaaacttattcagtactgctggtcatctgtaataacaagattataacattggatgctttacacaccaaatcaaagacaaataagatgtttacttccataaaatttgtgctcaatagcatatacaatttacaaatattcaatgagtttattattttccatatACTCCATTCTATAAcattctattggcacaaggctttattggtaataaaaaaaccaaagcagatgcagtgagtgagacatgtttttaataaaataatagcttgtaaatttcacagacactgcaaataatttgtcaataatttacctaggcgcgagattttgaacttcatttgcaatatcacccagttagcctcaaacagaacaaattgtatttgttttgtattaatgatactcatgctcatgttcattttaaatcacattgtttttactatgccaatctttttcagaaaatgcgtacttatttaccaatataaatagctttgaaaatgcatcaaattactgctcaggcgccaaagagtaatgttatatgttttaaatggagaaaataaagtgaaccacctgtaataatcaagccggatcatattttcaaaatattacctCTGAATTGACGTTGCACAGaaagatcactgttatcataaactatacagacgTAGATCAATGTTGTCGAATATTTCACgtggaaacatcctatttgacattcgcaagaattttttatagattgcattgtagaaaactaattttagatatcaatagtgcaataatttacttattgttctattgttattgtgattgctaatttgaactaatcagttttatgagaattattttataactggtcattgacaacttcggttggaaattttatctacagtttccatgtttggaaaacccatctaattgtactttgtgttactgatagttgctctcTTTTCCAtgattactttgaaaaagtctcacggcattagtgaaattttgatgctgtttgcgatttgtctgacccaacatgttatcgcttctcaatctttgcatgtcataccttgagcctgtagtgtcttgcttatgattatgtaatatcgaagaagcaggagttaaatctggagaacaaagaaacttattcagtactgctggtcatatagaataacaagattataacatttgatgctttatacaccaatcaaagacaaatcaaatgtttactctcataaagtttgctcttggTAGCATacacaatttacaaatattcgatgaat
Coding sequences within:
- the LOC137402293 gene encoding uncharacterized protein, whose protein sequence is MTSSRMPVVRAILNGCGFQCLVDTGNERTLVSPQVLTGSTRLRPSHPLLTADGKASHVKGQCRVVVGVQGHCFGVTALVMDKLCNLGVDCLLGGDVIDHMGGVTVRRGSDAKYSVRWGKPYQNGCCGVPAGQDTGAGCACGVARVAPLSGLGGDLVSLRVDDPDFVATFAQGRWTVSWRWSGESPKGYQTRVAEYKCTRAPNLHERYCAEIESWISKGWLKRWSRPIEGIIPLLAVFQPTKDKVRPVMDYRELNAFVESHTGGDAVAVCGEKIRKWRQLRGRLGVVDLKSAYLQIHVSEDLWKYQVVKYKGVPYALTRLGFGLSCAPRIMTKILGKVLSLDERVRRGTDHYIDDIVVQESVLGVEELRKHLAKYGLATKKPEGLDGGRLLGISLKGNARGHLQMSRGTALSKIHLEPAGLTKRELSRFVADFFLKRLGCNGAWDAPVEKEVRSLASGLYTRVCQEDPVRGSWHVRPDGSVVVWTDASSLGLGVAIEVDGSIVEDASWLRKESDHSHINVAKLEAVGRGVNLAIAWGFKTFTLAVDSLTVVNWMSNTIDGHNRVRTKGAAEMLVKRRLGVIRDTITEYGLSVTMRLVPTVENKADRMTRVPKKWLGHRGMSGGKAESMAAAIFTGETLGDAVWAAHLPHHLGVERTLYLAQQVRSDLTREQVKRELAGCEACQRVDPAPRGENLVETGSLAVEGNWCRVAIDVTHYGGQVFLSMIDCGPSRFAIWRRLPNETAAHIVAQLRTIGISLRFRAAYAPSGNGIVERNHRTIKRIAERGRISPEEATFWYNVTPRKGTDGGSVPSNNLYRYSWRVPFDVNLRGLDEGSQGKFAVGDEVWVKPSTPSCTRQWAPGVITGVISKHNVCVDGMPRHVRDVRKRRFGTDRNRLRGSAAPPPPQLHPCEVAEVSEGDVEDGPQTAEDEVQNMDGEPQTAGVPSGDLDPDEPELQPLMLRRLQRKRRRPQYLDDYEG